The Nicotiana tomentosiformis chromosome 2, ASM39032v3, whole genome shotgun sequence genome includes the window gatcacgtgaaactttgtttcctggatggttccggccacgtttattggtagggttATCTCgtctttggtggtttcacatgccatattgaatccgtttagaaccagagttgcgggtacgacctggttctgcaggccgagctgttctatgaccctcgatctgatgatattggccgagctacctggatcaattaacacacgcttaattttagttttattcatgagtacggatattaccagtgcatcgttatgggttggatgattccctctgtatcttcatcattgaaagacaaagtccctatgggtgtgtaatcttgagttcgagatcgtttttccctcacaatcgatgtttttagtgcgtttaagcactggtccctgaggggtatcgacgccgccgacgatcatgtgaatgacatgttgcggttcttctagctcgttttgcttgccgaagtccTTGTTCTTGAACTaattcttcgccctatcactcagaaattcccgaaggtgccctttgttaaataagcgggctacttcctctcttaattgcctgcaatcttccgttctgtggccatgggtgccatgatattcgcacatttgattgggattcctttgggcaggatcggtctgcatgggtcgaggccacctggtctctttgatgcgtccgatgatcgatacgatggcggatgtatcgatgctgaagttatattccgataatcgaggaacttctataggatcggcatatttatcaaagccgctcttactcataagtccccgagaattttgcccccgatTAGTCCTTCGGTTGTTCCGAACCGTATCACGTGCTGAACCGTTATCCATTCGATTTGTGACGTATGGttggtatcggtctctgttccTCGAGAAAAGGtttttgtatgatttttttttgaatcaagcccttttatcatcggcggagcccccgggatttgatcgaccctagcattatatgtttccacttttttgtcattggcttcgacttgttttgtgagttcctcgaataatttagcaatttcaggagtggtccttgattcttgctcatttgatttTACTATGGCAGGCTCCGTTacgggggtgacttctcgaagaagtggATTGAAGTTCGGTCTGctttgcatatgagtttggctctgtaactgagctatcgctgcttgttgggcttgtagcatttcgaaaatcatacgcaagctgaccccgatttttCCCGTAttgtgggtgtctcgggctatgggtcgagcacCGCCATGAACGCTTCTTTCCGGTTCAGAACGTcgattcgcttctagagctatttgtgaattgatatccaatggtacttcggctcgaatttcgggttcttCGATCCGAGCCTCATTGTCGTTGTCAggtagccttccggccccgggagccaagttgttggtttcatcttgaaggccggcttcgaggtcgataggtagagTCATTGCTGATTTGaggttgtaagctggagtgtattgtagatttatatcaaacaatcactgttatccttagccccacggtggacaccaaactgtttatccgaaaaatcgaaAAATGTTGAATTTAggtgtggttctaaggatacgtaaatTCCTTATGATACAAAAATGACAATACCAGTATTTTGCTATAAAAGGGGAATAATCAATAGGAAGGCTCATGAGCAACATGAACTCTTGATGTATCTCGGGGAAGATGAGTCTATTGCAGTCTATGCCCCCTTTTTATAATAAAaggtcactactttatctataacaacataataaaataatgcatatagtggaggacccatgatagTTTGTCTCTTCcatgattcctgccaagattctctcccttggtgcggttatGATGGCTTTTGTCGGCGAGCTCGGCACTGGCTCGAGCTTGGTGTTAGGTCGAACCCCCGGTCTTGGTCCGAGCCCGTTCTGCCttgggcatcgatattcggggcctgtgtcggtCGGAGTTGCCTCTTAATTCGATTCGGAtacgagcttgataatgataccgagttTTGCCGTCGatcggtcttatagctcgaaactCGACGCCCTTACTCCGGAATTTGTCCGAGCTTGAtatgtggatacccttcgatcAAGACGTCATTGTCTTGATCAGTCTTTATGACCgcaaatcggttttgaccgtacacagtaGTCCAAATGGCTTCGAGTGGGTTCTTTAAAATACAATCTTGTCATGATCTGGGAAAAAATTAAACAGGGAGAATTAATGATCGTTGGAATGTTATAGTCAGATATCAAGGACAAgagaaaaaaagaacaaaaacagGCTGCGTACATAGTACTATTACTAAATCGTTGCTTCAAGTTTCAGAAAGGCCAACAGCAATATAAATAGAGctaaatgaaagaaatggaagaaATGAACAGTTGTTGGTTCTTGGTACAAAAATAAACTCATAATATTTCTCATCGACTCATATATAATTCCAAATTGCCACTTCTTCCTTTTATTACACCTCTTTATTTCTACAAAAAACTAACATTATATTGTGATCCTGGCAATATCATCTTATTAAGTCTACTCATCTTTGGAAGTGGAAAACCAGATAAAAGATTGTGTATGTAAAAATCATAtatagatttttattttattttttactataacaAATTAAAATGAGAGGTTTGATTGCAGTAGCTGGCTTCTTCTTCATTCTTGCTCTCATTCCTCATGCAGGTGTTTCAAGTCAACATACTCGTTTCGTATTCGTTTTCGTTCTCGTTCTTTTCAAATTTTGTTTTCATTTACTCAAAcaaatatttgttataatgcagcTGCTTTTGATCCATTGGATCCCAATGGGAATATCACCATCAAATGGGATGTTATGTCTTGGACACCTGATGGCTATGTCGTAAGTTTCCCTTAATTTTGGATTTAATCTATAATACGCTATCATATTTGGACACTTATATGCAGTTATCTTTTACGTCACCTAACCTGATGGTGCAAATTCTTTTGTACTGTCATTGTATATAAGTTTAACCAATTGAGTTTAACttctacatacatatatatatataatatatgtatgtaAAAGAGATCAGGTTGCTTAAAAGATAATTACAGGTAACCATGAGATTGGTAACACTGAAAAAAAGGCAATTTACCTACTGCAAAGTTAAAATATTAAGTTAAATCCTTTGCGCGCAAGTGGTTTCCTAGCTAGATGAGCCTATTTTGACACCTTATGTATGATGTGCATGGAACATTTGCAGGCAGTGGTAACAATGAATAATTTCCAAATGTACAGACATATCATGACCCCTGGTTGGACCTTAGGATGGACATGGGCTAAGAAAGAAGTGATCTGGTCTATGGTGGGTGCACAAACCACTGAACAAGGTGACTGCTCTAAATTCAAAGGCAACATCCCACATTGTTGCAAGAAGAATCCCACTATTGTAGATTTGCTCCCTGGAGTTCCTTATAACCAGCAATTTACCAACTGTTGCAAAGGTGGAGTCTTGGCTTCTTGGGGCCAAGATCCTCAATCTTCTGTTTCTGCATTTCAAATCAGCGTTGGCCAAGCCGGTACCTCAAACAAAACCGTTAAACTTCCTAAGAACTTCACTTTGCTTGGTCCTGGACCAGGTTACACTTGTGGCCCTGCAAAGATTGTCCCTCCTACCAAATTTTTCACACCTGATCTTCGTCGAAAAACTCAGGCCTTAAGTAAGTCATGTTCGTCAATAAAATTCAGAAGTTAATTTCACGTATGATCATTGAACTTTATTCACTAATGACTGACCCTTTTGCAGTGACATGGAATGTAACATGCACATACTCCCAGTTTCTAGCCCGAAAACACCCGAATTGCTGCGTCTCTCTGTCAAGTTTCTACAATGAAACCATCACTTCTTGTCCTTCTTGTGCTTGTGGTTGTGAGAACAAACACAAATGCATCAAGTAAGTCTCTACTTTCGGACATCAATTGCACATCTACAGAAGGAGCACAAAGATTTGATTTTTAATACTATTAATATCTTATGACAAATATATAGGAGCGACTCCAAGCTACTGAGTGTGGTTGGGATAAACACTCCGAGAAAAGACAACGCACCACTAATACAGTGCACGCACCATATGTGCCCAGTTCGAGTGCATTGGCATGTGAAGCTCAACTATAAGGACTATTGGCGAGTCAAGCTTTCTGTAACCAACTTCAATTACAGGATCAATTACACACAATGGACTCTTGTTGTACAGCATCCAAATCTTAACAATGTAACACAAGTTTTTAGCTTTGATTACAAGCCTCTCGTTCCCTATCAATCCATCAGTAAGTTCCTAATCTCTTTGAAATACTCTATGTATATATGCAACATGATTAGAGGtgccaaaatcaacccaaatatatattttgtaactcGCCCAATCCAACCAAGTTTAAAAAGATTAGGTTATGACCCCTTTATAGACTTGACTCTTGAACGGTTTAAACACGAATGACACATCAAACTATTGAGACAAAACGGGTCAAAATAGTGTAACCTAACAGATCAAAATGCAACTCAAATCCAAACATATAAGATCAAATATAGAGAATAGGAATTATGTAAATTTGGAAGAACTTAAGCTAATAATTTAACAAAAATGCATTAACTTtcacatttttctatttttttaaaaaaaatgaaaaggatAGAAGGTTGGAATATGTTAGGTGTGTTATGGTCTGTTATTTGAcccatcttgatcaaacccatcGGATCGTGACATGTTTATTGATTTGACGAGTTCTGTCCTGCATAAGTTGACCCAGCTCGCCCATTCACCACCTCTAAACTGGATCATGATATATGGCTAAATTCATTTGCAGATGACACAGGAATGTTCTATGGCATGAAGTTCTTCAATGACCTACTGATGGAAGCAGGGCCATCTGGGAATGTTCAATCAGAAGTGCTTCTCCAAAAGGACAAGAacactttcactttcaaacaaGGATGGGCATTTCCCCGGAAAGTTTACTTTAATGGCGACGAGTGCATGCTCCCACCACCAGATACTTACCCATACTTGCCCAGCTTTGCCCATCATAGCTCTGTTGCTGTTTCAACATTGTTAATTTCCCTGCTTTTGCTTTTGATTGTGCTCGTTTGACCCTTCCTCCAGTTTTGTCAGTCACTGAAAATTTTGAAGCTAAGATAACACATGCTCCGGGTATTCGGATCACAGGTACATTCTTTGATAGAACAAATTGGGTCATGTCTATGTGCTGCAACAAATTTTGTATGTGTATTTGAATATCACACTCAATTCCAAAGGAAAATTGAGCTTCTTGGTTCATTATAAGCATTCATATGTGAAAACTTCATTCATGTCATGCAACATTCACAGAATGACAACATTTTATAGAGTATAGCATTTACATATATGCTGCATTGAAATACTGGAAAAGCAAATGTACCTCAGCTGAGGTATACAGCAACATTGCACCACAATCGATGGAAAACACGAATGGCTGGAACAAAATGCGACTGCTGTCGCAATGTATCTTTATACAGCTAGTCATTGCAAGGCGATAGTGGAGAAAACAAACTCATCAAACAATTTAATATAGACAGTTATGTGCTCGTGAATTGACCGTTATTCTCATACAACCTAGAGACACTATGAACTTGACAAACCTACAAAATACAATTAGACTGCTAAAATAGACTATGGCAGCAACCCTTTTAGGATGAAACTAATTTTTGCAAACCAAGGAGAATGCGCCGGTCTTCTCAGTAACAAGAGTGTCAACCCAAAGATAACCGACAGAAACAGACACTTTGCACTATACAAGGTATATACTTTTAAATGTGAGCAAGGACAACTGTCATCGAAGACATCAGTGTCACCACTAATTTAAGCAGAGAGACCTCCCACCGAGAACCAGCATTTGGCAAGTATGGATACGCATCAGGAGGAGGCATCACACAGTTATCACCATTGAAATAAATTCTGCGAGGAAAAGCCCACCCCTTCTCGAAAGTGAAAGTTGATGCATCCTTTCGGAATAGAAGCTCTGACTGGACATTTCCTAAAGGACCTGCTTGCATCAGCAGATCATTGTAGAATTTCACACCCCATAGCATAGCAGTGTCATCTGTAAAAACATCCAGAAGGTTAGTCGTGCCATTTTCAACATCTCAGCTGATCTTGTAGGTATATTTAGGTACTGAAATATTAAGTGCAGTAACAACCAAAAGTTATGACAAATGTAGATCAAATTAAAAAAATGGAGAAGCAGATCCCTTTTTAGGATATCCCACAAACTGTCACATTCTAATACTAGATGCTTTCATTCCAAAATTACCTTCCAATTTTAGGTGCCTTCAAACAGCCCTTAGAAAGCCTTTTTCTTACATCGGAGATAGTATAAACATGAAACACTTCAACTTTTTTTAACATATGTCGAAAAAGCTATAGCATAAATATTATTAGACGAACAGAAAAGATGCTAATCTATCTAATTCAGAAATGAAACAACAGCAACTAAATCTCAGAGCATTTACAATAAGATTGAGACTTACTGATTGCTCCATAAGGAGTCAGTGACTTGTAATTGAAGCTGAATAACGTAGTGAGGTTATCAAAGTTCGGATGTTGGACAACTAAGTTCCATTGGGTATAATTCATCCGGTAATTGAAGTTTGTTATAGTGATCTTTACTCTCCAATATTCCTTGTAGTTGACCTTGACATGCCAATGAATTCGAATTGGGCACATATGATTTGTGCACTGTACCAAAGGAACGTAGTTGGTCTTCCCATGGTCTGATACAACTGAAGCTAAGTGCGGCGTTTTTGAACTGCAATGAAGCTTGAGAAGGAAGTATTAACAAAAAAAACTTAATAGAAAAACAAGGCCAAGAAATTGGTCAAAATAAGTGTGGGTCATACTCTACACAATTTCCACGCTGAGTGCCATTACTCTGACAGCCACAAGTGCACGTCGGGCAGGGCACAATCGTATCATTGTAGAAGGATGAGAGGGAGACGCAACATGTAGGAGTTTTTTGAGCTAGGAACTGTGAGTAAGTGCATGTGACATTCCAAGTCACTGTCAAGGACAGTATAAAAGGTTAGAACTTAATCTTCAATAGATTGCAACTGCATGTATCTTCATGAGCTTGACAATAAAGATTTGTAAGGTGAAGATGTTCAGGTAGTTACAGCTATGTTTTGTAAGGGAAATAACAGCTTTCTGAGAGGAGGTTTTCCGTATTTACACTTTTTGGGTGAGGCGTCGAGACTAAAACCTTAGGCACACGAGTTGCCAACCATAAGaatgaaaaattcaaaaaacttGAGCCAAGTAACTCACTCATAGCCTGGGTCACTCTTCTCCCATCCGAAGAGACGAACTTAGTGGGTTTTACAATTTTAGCGGGTCCACAAGTATAACCAGGCCCTGGAGCCTTTAAGGTGAAGTTCTTAGGTACTCTAACTGTTTTATTGGTTGTTCCAGCTGCACCAACACTAATTTGGAATGAGCTAACGGCAGTGGTTGGATCTTGCCCCCATGAGTTGATCACTCCTCCCTTGCAGCAATTTGCAATCTGTTGGTTGTAAGGAGTTCCGGGCAGCAGGTCAACAACTGTTGGATCTTTCTTACAGCAATGTGGAATATTTCCTTTATATTTTGAACAATCTCCCTGCTCTGTTGTTTGACCTCCCATCATGGTCCATATGACTTCCTTCTTTGCCCACGTCCAGCCCAAAGTCCAGCCTGGTGCTTGAATGTGCCTATATTGTTGAAAGTTGTAGATCGTCACCACAGCCTGTTAAAAACCAAACGGATAATTACCAGACACTTCCTGTTTGAGAAATGCTTATAAGAAGATGAAATAAAGAGGAGGGAGTCAAAAGAGACTATAAGCTTAAAGGCTAAGAAACTATGCCATGTAGGCTGAAGCTATCAAGATGAATAAAGTTCCAATCTAGATCTAGCTGCTCAAGAACTTGAAACTTGGTCTTGTATCAACGGATGAAAGAAAAAATGCTTAGAAACTGCATCCAGATTCAGGAAAAAACGACTTTAACTTGGAAAAGGGGGTGAAGGGTTAAATCTATTTAGCTAATATCAAACTCAGAAAACTGAAAACTGAAAGAGCAATGCGCATGTCAAATTGGGAGTTGCAGAAGGTGAACAATATGCTATATAGTTCGGATTAGCCTATAGGATGAAGGTGATCCATCAAAGGGAGGTCCAGATTATTTCGAGATGATCAAGGTTACTGTTACTTACCATATATCCATCAGGTGTCCAGGTGATCACATCCCATTTTATTGTAATGTTTCCATTTGGATCAAGTGCATCAAAGGCATCTATTggagaaaggaagaaacaaaaaGTAAAATATAGTCAAAAAATTGCCTATACATTCCTACACACATGCAATGCAATATAGGCGGGGGAAGTGAAGACATGTAGACACGTCTCAGATACAATGTTAATATTGGtacacaaaataaataaaaaatatctgCATTTGATATGGTGGAAAATGCTTCCATGAAATATATCTTCCACAAAAAGTTTTTACTTTGAGAATCATTTTTTGTATATAAATCTTAACGTCCATTTTAAATGCCTCCTGTTATATAATTGTGGTACCTAAAGTTCTCCAATATCACAATATGACCAACTACAGAGAGAATAACAGTATTGTTTCAGATTGCTTATCAGTTCTAGACTTATGTTTAGGTTCATAGTCAACAGGCAAATGATCAAAGTACAGAGTCACTGGTTCAGGCACGGGACTCAACTATAATGATTTCCTCCAATCTTATATCTCAGAGAATGCAGTAGCTGCAAAGAAGCGCCATATATTTCATGATATCATTATATTCAGCGAACTTGATCATGGTACGATGAAGACTGTTGCTATAACTGTTACTTTTTCCATTATCCTGTTGAAATGGTCAAGGTACTAACCTTAATAAAAGCGAAAATGGTATCGACCCGACAGAGTTTTACTGTAATATTCATTATATCACACCTCAAGAGAAGCAAAAGTAAGTTTCTTTTAGAATCACATTGATTACTCTTCAAGGTTTAAATTGACccacaattttattttatttatttatatagaGAAACTATTAGCGctacttattttcttcaaatcgTGCTAGAAAAAACACAAAAATTCCAATCTTGGAGTTGAATTTCCCCAAGTATAGACCAAATCAACACCCAATGTTCTGTTGCCTAATACTAGGATTTTGCTTGGCCAGAATTGCATTACTCACACAGTCCCTCACTAAAATATGTACAGCCATAGAAAAGAGAACTAATCATTACCATAAAAATCAATCTTTTTGATACTTAAAATCATAAATAAACATGCTAATCTCTCAGAAAATAGCCAATAGAAGCAATTCAAGATTAAGAGAAAATGGAGTTACCAAGTAGTTTAAAATCCAAAGGAGTAATTCAAGAAATAAACTAAACCCAAGATTGCTGACCTGATGAGGAGAAACTGAAGCAAGAAAGCAAGAAGAGTAAAAGTATGGTGGAAGCAGAAATTTTGGTTATAAATTTGAATAAATCCATTGGGGTGGTAGCAGCTGTAAATTTTCTTGAGCTTTTTATGGGGTTCTGTCCGCTCAAGTTCTGCTACTGAAGCGAGTAAAAGAGAGGACAAAGACTGAGGTGGCAGTGGAAGAAGCTAGAACTCTGAGGCTCACAAACCAAGCTTGTCCATTGAAATAGATTAGACTTTATCGAAGTGCTCGTAGATAGACGATAGTAGCCAAACCACTGGCCACTATTACACTATATATGGTGTTTTAGAAGTAATCAGTATATTTTTCACTAAGAAATTAccaattgaataaataaatatttttgttgCTTTCCCTATTCCCTTTAATTTTTTTATCCTTTTCCTGTTGTAATCAACCACCAACTCCTGTTTCTAATCCATCCTTATCTTGCATTACTTAGGAAGTTTTTTGTTTTATCTTTGCCAAGCAGAGTCCGCGAATAAGAGAAATGAAAGACATTAGTAAATTTAATCTTACACATTGGCGTTCAAATTTAATGAACTAAATTGGGTGTTGGAGATGGTTTGCTTGGGATATAGGCTACCTTTGGGACATAGCCTTAGGCGAATTAGTGGACTAATATAAATAAGGGTCCACATACCAAATAAATACATTCTATTGCGATTCTTGCCATTTTTAGTAAGAGAAAACAAAGATGCGAATATCTAATATGGCAAATTTCAGAAATCCCGAGTTCCCCACCCTGCTCAATAAATAACCTAGACCTGTCTAATAAAAAAGAACATAAAATATCATGCATTCATACATGATTCGGGAAAAGTTCACATGCCTACACCCAAAGTGTGTTGATCACCTGTTTAATCCTAAGACTGGATTGGAACcataatatgtataaattattaaatttaaaattcaataaCTTAAAACGATTAGAATTCCAGTTCATAAGCTTGAAATTATGCAACCCATAAACTACAGCAAATTCGTATTAGGAATTGAATATAAATTGTGGGTGAGAATAAAGGAACTTTAGAGGAGGGTGTCTCTAACTCACTACCAGCATTCCAGCCGGAAAccagggggaggggggggggggggaataaaGGGAGGGGAAGTGACAATACAACGAACCAATTGAAATTGTGGTGGTGCTGACGATATATGGTTGTCGTCCTTATACAATCTTAATTTATTCAT containing:
- the LOC104095624 gene encoding COBRA-like protein 4 isoform X1; this translates as MRGLIAVAGFFFILALIPHAAAFDPLDPNGNITIKWDVMSWTPDGYVAVVTMNNFQMYRHIMTPGWTLGWTWAKKEVIWSMVGAQTTEQGDCSKFKGNIPHCCKKNPTIVDLLPGVPYNQQFTNCCKGGVLASWGQDPQSSVSAFQISVGQAGTSNKTVKLPKNFTLLGPGPGYTCGPAKIVPPTKFFTPDLRRKTQALMTWNVTCTYSQFLARKHPNCCVSLSSFYNETITSCPSCACGCENKHKCIKSDSKLLSVVGINTPRKDNAPLIQCTHHMCPVRVHWHVKLNYKDYWRVKLSVTNFNYRINYTQWTLVVQHPNLNNVTQVFSFDYKPLVPYQSINDTGMFYGMKFFNDLLMEAGPSGNVQSEVLLQKDKNTFTFKQGWAFPRKVYFNGDECMLPPPDTYPYLPSFAHHSSVAVSTLLISLLLLLIVLV
- the LOC104095624 gene encoding COBRA-like protein 4 isoform X2; translated protein: MSWTPDGYVAVVTMNNFQMYRHIMTPGWTLGWTWAKKEVIWSMVGAQTTEQGDCSKFKGNIPHCCKKNPTIVDLLPGVPYNQQFTNCCKGGVLASWGQDPQSSVSAFQISVGQAGTSNKTVKLPKNFTLLGPGPGYTCGPAKIVPPTKFFTPDLRRKTQALMTWNVTCTYSQFLARKHPNCCVSLSSFYNETITSCPSCACGCENKHKCIKSDSKLLSVVGINTPRKDNAPLIQCTHHMCPVRVHWHVKLNYKDYWRVKLSVTNFNYRINYTQWTLVVQHPNLNNVTQVFSFDYKPLVPYQSINDTGMFYGMKFFNDLLMEAGPSGNVQSEVLLQKDKNTFTFKQGWAFPRKVYFNGDECMLPPPDTYPYLPSFAHHSSVAVSTLLISLLLLLIVLV
- the LOC104095623 gene encoding protein COBRA, with the translated sequence MDLFKFITKISASTILLLFLLSCFSFSSSDAFDALDPNGNITIKWDVITWTPDGYMAVVTIYNFQQYRHIQAPGWTLGWTWAKKEVIWTMMGGQTTEQGDCSKYKGNIPHCCKKDPTVVDLLPGTPYNQQIANCCKGGVINSWGQDPTTAVSSFQISVGAAGTTNKTVRVPKNFTLKAPGPGYTCGPAKIVKPTKFVSSDGRRVTQAMMTWNVTCTYSQFLAQKTPTCCVSLSSFYNDTIVPCPTCTCGCQSNGTQRGNCVDSKTPHLASVVSDHGKTNYVPLVQCTNHMCPIRIHWHVKVNYKEYWRVKITITNFNYRMNYTQWNLVVQHPNFDNLTTLFSFNYKSLTPYGAINDTAMLWGVKFYNDLLMQAGPLGNVQSELLFRKDASTFTFEKGWAFPRRIYFNGDNCVMPPPDAYPYLPNAGSRWEVSLLKLVVTLMSSMTVVLAHI